The genomic stretch TGATCTCCTCATCCTTGCTGCCGGCCCCGATTCCATGCACAAACCGCATATCTATTTTAAGCTTATCGACCGGCAGGCCCTTGAATCTATCGAGGGATGAGTATCCGGATCCAAAATCATCTATTGCTATCCTCACGCCCAAGGCCTTCAAGCTGTCCATCGTATGGGCTACGTTTTGGAAATCTTGGGCGGCAATGCTCTCGGTTATCTCTAATTCCAGATATTTTGGACTTAAACCTGATTTTTCGAGGGCATTTTGGACAACTTCAACCAGGTGCGCATCCATGAATTGTCCAAGAGACAGGTTGACTGCCATTGTTATCGGTTTTAACCCTGCTTCCTGCCACTTTTTATTCTGGAAACAGGCCTGATTAATGGTCCAGGCCCCAATACGACTGATTTGGCCGCTTTTTTCCGCCAGCGGGATAAAGATGGAAGGCGCAATCATCCCCCG from Atribacteraceae bacterium encodes the following:
- a CDS encoding EAL domain-containing protein is translated as RGMIAPSIFIPLAEKSGQISRIGAWTINQACFQNKKWQEAGLKPITMAVNLSLGQFMDAHLVEVVQNALEKSGLSPKYLELEITESIAAQDFQNVAHTMDSLKALGVRIAIDDFGSGYSSLDRFKGLPVDKLKIDMRFVHGIGAGSKDEEIIKVILQLGRTFGIKVLAEGVEEERQLLFLRENSCDEIQGFYCYKPMAAAKLEEVLQKQG